One Augochlora pura isolate Apur16 chromosome 10, APUR_v2.2.1, whole genome shotgun sequence DNA window includes the following coding sequences:
- the P5cs gene encoding delta[1]-pyrroline-5-carboxylate synthase, whose translation MYSTLLLLRSTKLGCYPRRLASSTSGLKNPDPAGGLRVDLRRDLQTTERPRTATIFSERSQLKYARRLVVKMGSAVITREDGHGLALGRLASIVEQVAECQNEGRECIMVSSGAVAFGKQKLTQELLMSLSMRETLSPADHTREHAGTMLEPRAAAAVGQSGLMSLYDAMFAQYGVKLAQVLVTKPDFYNEETRKNLFSTLSELISLNIVPIINTNDAVSPPWQTNEEQTGGGGRRGIPINDNDSLAAMLAAEVQADLLILMSDVDGIYNLPPWQDGAKMLHTFSSDLRGTIKFGQKSKVGTGGMDSKVTAALWALDRGVSVVICNGMQEKAVKSILAGRKIGTLFTETTGSSTPVEVVAENARVGSRTLQALRPEERAACINALADLLESRQAGILDANAKDLEEAKKGGLAKALLSRLSLTPAKLKSLSSGLRQIADDSLTNVGRVIRRTKLAEGLELKQITVPIGVLLVIFESRPDSLPQVAALAMSSANGLLLKGGKEAAHSNKYLMDLVKEALNTVGASSAISLVSTREDVGDLLSMEKHIDLIIPRGSSDLVRTIQEQSKHIPVLGHAEGICHVYVDKEADLAKASRIIRDAKCDYPAACNAMETLLIHETHMKGSFFSDVCSMLQKEGVKINSGPKLRELLTFGPPAAKSMRTEYGALECTIEVVSDLDDAINHIHKYGSGHTDVIVTEDDKRAAHFQREVDSACVFHNASTRFSDGYRFGLGAEVGISTARIHARGPVGVDGLLTTKWVLHGDGHAAADFAEGGGKVWLHQTLPLNESA comes from the exons ATGTACTCAACACTGTTACTACTGAGATCCACCAAACTTGGATGCTATCCAAGGAGATTGGCTTCGTCCACCTCGGGGCTCAAGAATCCCGACCCAGCG GGTGGACTTCGAGTGGACTTGCGAAGAGATCTGCAAACGACGGAGCGGCCTAGAACGGCGACGATTTTCAGCGAGAGAAGCCAGCTGAAGTACGCGCGTCGGCTGGTGGTGAAGATGGGCAGCGCCGTGATCACGAGGGAGGACGGCCACGGGCTGGCCTTGGGACGGCTGGCCTCGATCGTCGAGCAGGTCGCCGAGTGCCAGAACGAGGGCCGGGAGTGCATCATGGTGAGCAGCGGGGCGGTCGCGTTCGGCAAGCAGAAGCTCACGCAGGAGCTGCTCATGTCCCTGTCGATGAGGGAGACTCTGAGCCCCGCCGATCACACCAGGGAACACGCAG GCACCATGCTGGAACCTAGAGCAGCAGCGGCGGTGGGCCAGTCGGGTCTCATGTCCCTGTACGACGCCATGTTCGCGCAGTACGGCGTCAAGCTGGCCCAGGTGTTGGTCACCAAGCCGGACTTTTACAACGAGGAGACTCGCAAGAATCTGTTCAGCACCCTCAGCGAGCTGATCAGCTTGAACATCGTGCCGATCATCAATACGAACGACGCGGTGTCCCCGCCGTGGCAGACGAACGAGGAGCAAACCGGCGGCGGTGGCCGGAGGGGCATCCCCATCAACGACAACGACTCCTTGGCCGCCATGCTGGCCGCCGAGGTGCAGGCCGATCTCTTGATCCTGATGAGCGACGTCGACGGAATCTACAATCTGCCGCCGTGGCAGGACGGCGCCAAGATGCTGCACACCTTCAGCTCCGACCTCAGGGGCACCATCAAGTTCGGGCAGAAGTCGAAGGTCGGCACCGGCGGCATGGACTCGAAGGTGACCGCTGCCCTCTGGGCGCTCGACCGTGGCGTCTCCGTCGTCATCTGCAACGGCATGCAGGAGAAGGCTGTGAAGAGCATCCTGGCCGGCCGGAAGATCGGCACCCTCTTCACCGAGACCACCGGGTCCAGCACTCCCGTCGAAGTGGTCGCCGAAAACG CGCGCGTGGGCAGCAGGACTCTCCAGGCTCTGCGGCCCGAGGAGCGAGCGGCCTGCATCAACGCGCTGGCCGACCTGCTCGAGTCCCGGCAGGCGGGGATCCTGGACGCGAACGCCAAGGACCTCGAGGAGGCGAAGAAGGGCGGCCTCGCGAAGGCTCTGCTCTCCCGGCTCTCCTTGACGCCGGCGAAGCTCAAGTCGCTGAGCTCCGGGCTGCGGCAGATCGCCGACGACTCCCTGACGAACGTGGGCCGCGTGATCCGCAGGACCAAGCTGGCCGAGGGCCTGGAGCTGAAGCAGATCACGGTGCCGATCGGCGTGCTGCTCGTCATCTTCGAGTCGAGGCCCGACAGCCTGCCGCAGGTGGCCGCGCTCGCCATGTCCAGCGCCAACGGGCTGCTCCTCAAAGGCGGCAAGGAGGCTGCTCACAGTAACAA GTACCTGATGGACCTCGTGAAGGAAGCCCTGAACACCGTGGGCGCCTCGAGCGCGATATCTCTGGTCTCGACCAGGGAGGACGTCGGTGATCTGCTGTCGATGGAGAAACACATCGACCTGATCATCCCGCGGGGCAGCTCCGACCTCGTTCGCACCATTCAGGAACAATCGAAGCACATCCCGGTGCTCGGTCACGCGGAGGGCATCTGCCACGTGTACGTCGACAAGGAGGCGGACCTGGCCAAAGCCTCGAGGATCATCCGGGACGCCAAGTGCGACTACCCGGCCGCCTGCAATGCCATGGAGACGCTTCTCATCCACGAGACCCACATGAAGGGCTCCTTCTTCTCCGATGTCTGCAGCATGCTGCAGAAGGAAGGA GTGAAGATCAATTCCGGGCCGAAATTGAGGGAGCTGCTGACGTTCGGGCCGCCAGCCGCGAAGAGCATGAGGACCGAGTACGGCGCCCTCGAATGCACGATCGAGGTCGTGTCGGATCTTGATGACGCGATAAATCATATTCACAAATACGGGAGCGGGCACACCGATGTCATCGTCACAGAGGACGACAAAAGAGCCGCCCACTTCCAACGAGAGGTCGACAGTGCATGCGTGTTCCACAATGCCAGCACACGGTTCTCTGACGGATACAGATTCGGTCTTGGCGCGGAG GTTGGAATCTCCACTGCGAGGATCCACGCGCGTGGTCCGGTGGGCGTCGACGGTTTGCTGACCACGAAATGGGTGTTGCACGGCGATGGTCACGCGGCCGCTGATTTCGCCGAGGGTGGTGGCAAAGTTTGGCTGCATCAGACCCTGCCGCTGAACGAGTCGGCATGA
- the Nup107 gene encoding nuclear pore complex protein Nup107, whose protein sequence is MDTINDTNENLDRSIQIYNQENAHRKSFLRLSGKSKTPRRILLQNSHLRKDLDDSQQLDNTNSPKISNKSYLSSKMMKCYDMLDIDSSITIAPHELHDIMLASEKNELTIREMMEDSSATGVILKAKQPWKDIMSKLYYDFLHSIQMNFSETQVFDIIADFIQNCTDTLDIMRGMQAKVETMEASEEEIALENERNTWRLVYCLYQNRINSLNFPTPMEDDTDSIDTYISEKTVIDNLFKMERYIREYQLIIDWLEKNALDQADKFPSTEQFTDKTLAWENTVQQLLTYKDKELLAFRSSRPLISSLDPDAPIREGKPLHDLDREDDARLEKRMFIEVRCGRLAKAQALAEHCGQPWRAACLLGWIPYQDPNYKNPLTDTKLPIEGNPNRSLWKLCAWELSQDKRIGQFYRAVYASLCGNTQQMLQVATSWQDALWAHMKTLLDIKVEREIRDLVVKSFTLMPADYWKNELSLEDVFKDLHASKNPIIRTQANVPDHMIQKFLILDEIPKLMEEIESMIDLKICDPHFLRFLAHLIFFFRQIGKNVNDKVGDKVLMAYVHVLIEMDDPILIAFYTAMLPQESQVTNYAFYLENIREYEQRKKCLTAAEDANLNVEAITKLVVERIRSKDTDVDTDDLKGTITRADLEKINALDWLIFYQSQREEALWQTNALIRYFLMNERIDAARKAFNKIPADSIESVMSEYPTMEGTLTNLTITNNLSKRASSAIREYLCYKTYLDAQEGFAEWFSHYHHGKPIPLEELTPYATFTEKVAYEHKKAQYNVEMERWKCTMQHHTKAVKQLLFNVLLFPDGGWLVDTNNNGPCTPEEESREKEMEKLRQLCIPKITLLLHSVMTEMNEHAGCIQLADILASKQHQLYKVFQKNKLREVFKKICESSLILMDQKKDPWGYPK, encoded by the exons ATGGATACTATAAATGATACCAACGAAAATTTAGATCGGtccattcaaatttataatcagGAGAATGCCCACCGAAAATCGTTTTTAAGGTTAAGCGGGAAAAGCAAGACTCCGAGgagaatattattacagaataGTCATTTACGGAAAGACTTGGATGACTCGCAACAATTGGACAATACCAATAGCCCGAAAATATCGAACAAATCTTATCTGAGCTCGAAAATGATGAAATGCTACGATATGCTGGACATAGACAGCTCCATAACCATAGCACCACACGAGTTACACGATATAATGCTAGCGTCCGAAAAGAATGAGCTCACTATAAGGGAAATGATGGAAGACAGCAGCGCGACTGGCGTGATACTGAAAGCAAAGCAACCATGGAAGGATATTAtgtctaaattatattatgatttccTACATAGTATACAGATGAACTTTTCAGAAACCCAAGTGTTCGATAttattgcggattttatacagaATTGCACGGATACTTTGGACATAATGAGAg GTATGCAAGCAAAAGTGGAAACCATGGAAGCATCGGAGGAAGAAATTGctttagaaaatgaaagaaacacGTGGAGGCTTGTTTATTGTCTGTACCAGAATAGAATAAACAGCCTTAACTTTCCTACGCCGATGGAAGATGATACGGATAGCATTGACACTTATATTTCCGAAAAAACTGTAATAGACAACTTATTCAAGATGGAAAGATACATAAGAGAATATCAGTTGATCATTGATTGGCTTGAAAAGAATGCCTTGGATCAGGCAGACAAATTTCCTTCCACGGAACAGTTTACTGATAAAACGCTTGCATGGGAGAACACGGTGCAACAATTGCTCACATACAAAGATAAAGAATTGCTTGCATTTCGTTCGTCTAGACCGTTGATATCGTCCTTAGATCCAGATGCTCCAATCAGAGAAGGTAAACCTCTTCATGATCTGGACAGGGAAGATGATGCAAGACTTGAAAAAAGAATGTTCATAGAG gTACGCTGCGGACGACTGGCTAAGGCGCAAGCGCTCGCAGAACACTGTGGTCAACCTTGGAGAGCCGCATGTTTGTTAGGTTGGATACCGTATCAGGAtcccaattataaaaatccattAACCGACACTAAATTACCGATCGAAGGGAATCCGAATAGAAGTCTTTGGAAGTTGTGCGCGTGGGAACTCTCCCAGGATAAGCGCATAG GTCAGTTTTATCGCGCCGTTTACGCAAGCCTTTGCGGAAACACGCAACAAATGCTGCAAGTCGCGACCTCCTGGCAAGACGCGCTCTGGGCCCACATGAAGACGTTGTTGGACATTAAAGTGGAAAGAGAAATAAGGGATCTCGTGGTGAAAAGCTTCACGCTCATGCCTGCAGACTATTGGAAGAACGAGCTTTCTTTGGAGGACGTTTTTAAGGATCTACACGCGTCAAAGAATCCAATTATCCGTACACAAGCGAACGTACCGGATCATATGATCCAAAAGTTTTTGATACTGGATGAAATCCCAAAATTAATGGAGGAGATAGAAAGTATGATTGATCTAAAGATCTGCGATCCGCATTTTCTGCGCTTCTTGGCTCACCTGATATTCTTTTTCCGACAAATCGGGAAGAATGTGAACGACAAAGTCGGCGATAAGGTTTTGATGGCTTACGTCCACGTTTTGATCGAAATGGACGACCCAATTCTAATCGCTTTTTACACTGCCATGCTACCTCAAGAGTCTCAGGTGACCAATTACGCGTTCTACTTGGAGAATATAAGGGAGTATGAACAGCGCAAAAAGTGCCTAACTGCAGCGGAGGACGCCAACTTGAATGTCGAAGCGATCACGAAATTGGTAGTAGAGCGCATACGTTCGAAAGACACGGACGTCGACACTGACGACCTGAAGGGCACTATAACTAGGGCTGATCTGGAGAAGATCAATGCATTGGACTGGTTAATATTCTACCAAAGCCAGCGAGAGGAGGCGTTATGGCAGACCAATGCTCTCATAAGATACTTTTTAATGAATGAAAGGATCGATGCCGCACGGAAAGCATTTAATAAG ATTCCGGCAGACTCGATCGAGTCTGTCATGTCCGAGTATCCAACGATGGAGGGTACCCTAACTAATCTTACGATTacaaacaatttatcgaaaagAGCCTCTTCGGCGATTCGAGAATACTTGTGTTACAAGACTTACTTGGACGCTCAGGAGGGTTTCGCGGAGTGGTTCTCTCATTATCATCATGGGAAACCCATCCCTCTGGAGGAATTAACTCCATATGCCACCTTCACCGAGAAAGTTGCGTACGAGCACAAGAAAGCACAGTACAACGTGGAAATGGAAAGGTGGAAGTGCACGATGCAACATCATACAAAG GCTGTTAAACAATTACTGTTCAACGTTCTGTTGTTCCCCGACGGTGGTTGGCTAGTAGACACAAACAACAATGGACCATGTACACCGGAAGAAGAGtcacgagagaaagaaatggagAAGCTACGGCAACTTTGTATCCCGAAAATCACGCTTCTTCTGCATTCGGTGATGACCGAGATGAATGAACATGCTGGATGTATTCAGCTAGCGGATATCCTTGCCTCGAAACAGCACCAACTTTACAAG GTGTTCCAGAAGAATAAGTTGCGCGAGGTGTTTAAAAAGATCTGCGAGTCTTCTTTGATTCTGATGGATCAGAAGAAGGATCCTTGGGGCTACCCGAAATGA